In Candidatus Liberimonas magnetica, one DNA window encodes the following:
- a CDS encoding class I SAM-dependent methyltransferase, with protein MQKDYLSVIYDEKTKPKTDYPSELIAYLIKKYDLKTNGNLLEIGCGRGDFLDEFSKAGFKCYGVDIEKRSIELLPHLIIKQCNIAVDKLSFEDNTFDVVFHKSLIEHLPDPNNLMSETFRVLKKGGKIIILTPDWESQMKNFYDDFTHSHPYTIESIKNILSIWGFKSITSEKFQQLPILWKFKSLAFISKIIGVFIPVRFARWLTQLTGIKYFRWSVELMVLGNGEKENA; from the coding sequence GTGCAGAAAGATTATCTTTCGGTTATCTATGATGAAAAAACAAAGCCAAAAACAGATTACCCATCTGAATTAATTGCTTATTTAATAAAGAAATATGATTTAAAAACGAACGGTAATTTATTGGAAATTGGCTGTGGAAGAGGAGATTTCTTGGACGAGTTCTCAAAGGCAGGTTTTAAATGCTATGGTGTAGATATAGAGAAAAGAAGTATCGAGTTATTGCCGCATTTGATTATAAAACAATGTAATATTGCGGTAGACAAATTGTCGTTTGAAGATAATACGTTCGATGTGGTTTTTCATAAATCGCTAATTGAACATTTACCTGACCCTAATAATCTGATGAGCGAAACTTTTAGAGTGCTGAAGAAGGGTGGGAAAATAATCATTTTGACACCGGATTGGGAAAGCCAGATGAAGAACTTCTATGATGATTTTACGCATAGTCATCCTTATACAATTGAATCTATAAAGAATATACTTAGCATATGGGGGTTTAAAAGCATAACTTCAGAGAAATTTCAGCAATTGCCAATACTTTGGAAGTTTAAGAGTTTAGCTTTTATTTCAAAAATAATTGGAGTTTTTATCCCTGTAAGATTTGCACGATGGTTGACTCAATTAACCGGTATAAAATATTTTAGATGGTCGGTAGAATTGATGGTTTTAGGCAATGGAGAAAAAGAAAATGCTTAA